GGCAAGAAGCAAAGTGGAATGCATTTGGAACACACCCGCACCTCAGAATGTCCAGCAACTTCAAGCATTTCTGGGTCTGTACAACTTCTATGAGAGGTTCATTCCTCAGAAAGCAACATTGTTGGAACCACTACACAGACTTTTGGACAAATCATCACCATGGAAATGGACAGAAATAGAACAATCAGCATTTGAAGCAGCCAAACATCTGTTGACATGTGACTTGACATTAGTACATTATGATTTACAAAAGCCCTTAGTACTTACATGTGATAGTTCAGAATATGGCATTGGTGCAGTATTATCACATATTATGGAAGATGGACAAGAACGTCCAATTGCTATGGGATCCAGAACTCTTCATACTCATGAAAGAAGATATTCCCAGTTAGACAAAGAGGCTGCAGCAATAAATTTCGGTATTTACAAATTTCATCATTATTTAACGGGAAGACACTTTACAATTATAACAGACCACAAACCATTGTTGGGTATTTTTAGCCCCAATAAACCATTGCCTGCCATGCTGTCACCTCGGCTTATGAGAATTGCTTTGGTTTTAACATCTCATAGTTATGAAATTATTTACAAACCAGGAGTACAGATAGGAAATGCTGATGGACTGAGCAGATGGCCACAACCAGTGCAGAGTCAGGCGGAGGAGGTGCCTCGAGAGATATTACTGTTGGCAGAAACACCAGAAGAGTTTCCATTTGATGCACAGAAATTGGCAATTGAGACGCGAAAAGATAAGACCTTGGCAAAAGTGATGCATTATCTAAGTGTAGGATGGCCAAATAAATGCATTGACAACGAAATCCGACCCTTTTGGGTGTATAGATCTGAACTATCACAATCACAAGACTGTATATTATTGGGCTGTAGAGTGGTAGTACCACCACAATTGCAGGGGCACATTTTAGAAGCCTTACACAAAACGCACAGTGGTATCGTACAGACAAAAGCACTTGCTCGCAGCTATGTGTGGTGGCCCCAGATGAATAATGACATAGAGCACATGGTACAGGGTTGTGTTCGGTGCCTAGAAAACAGAAACATGCCAGCTAAAACAAATCAGAGATGGATAACACCTACCCGGCCATGGTCTAGAATACATGTAGATTTTGCTGGACCAtttcaaaataagtattttctGATTGTTGTTGATGCCTACTCTAGATGGCCAGAGGTATTCATTGTTAATAATATGACCTCTGAAACAGTTATCAAGCACCTGCTCATGTTATTCTGTGCTCATGGGTTATGTGAAACAATAGTCTCAGACAATGGTACATCATTTGTGTCGCAAGAAACGCGAAATTTTTTAAAAGCCAACAACATCCGACAAGTAACAACTGCACCATACCACCCGGCCACAAACGGATTGGCGGAACGTATGGTCCAAACCGTAAAAAATAAGTTGCGTAAATTGGAGGAAAATACACCGTGGGACTTAAAAATGGCCAATATGTTGTTAAGTCTTCGAGTCACACCATGTACAGCAACCAATAAAAGTCCAGCAGAATTGTTACTGAAAAGGAAATTACGTACACTTTTGGACACCGTGCAACCTGACAACATAAGCAGAGCACAAACTGAAAACCAAATTGCACGGAATCAAGGTCTAGTTAACCGGAAAACAGAGATTGGTGACAAAGTCATGTATAGAAACTATTCTACTGGCCCTAAGTGGCTGCCTGGGAATGTTGTCAGTGTGAATGGCCCAGTCAGTTACGATATCAAAACAAAAGATGGTAATATTGTCAATAGACATATGGATCAGCTGTTAAAAACCAAAGATCAGGGACAAAATATAGAAGAGTTGCCAGATGAAGCAAATAATGAAAGCAACCAGACAGAAATTGACGATCAAATAGAAGAGAGAGGAGAGGAGGAAGAGATAATAGAGATACCTAACACAGATCAGTGGTTAGAAATGTTAGGCATCCCTGACACCGCTGTAACAACATTCTGTGGTggtaaaattaaacataaacttAGGAATCATAATGATACTCCTTATACAAGACCTGTTAATTGTATTTCTGAACCattgtatattaattaattaatgctaGTAtgcaacaatttattatttgtcgataaataatataatatgtttgtttatttggttaaatgcaatgatattaaagaactatagatatgttacgttcatagaaattacgatttgaatccgtgccgagctattccaaattgcacacattgacaaatgtaactgataagtgaaacaaaagatacgaaatagcacgcaaatgaaagagatagctatagttttaacgattctgcactaactaatctatgtccgcagcgcacgcatccttatcgctctaacatcaaaacaagatcgctttctctttcttaacttgaacatggcgcatggcgtcttgattgtttgcataaataattgaaaatataaatactaaataattttgcataatcacatgtggtaagagatcccttgtattttgtttactttagagtcttaattggtacactttcgaaacacacacgatggcattttttatttattttggtaagaacaggaacttacggtgtggtacgcacgcgattgcgcacgacgcaggccacacgaagactaaacacaagacgtcccaattgggacgtatttgagtattcacagcgcgagcgcttataacatatctgcttttgtttttatataatatcattggttaaATGATAATTGTCTTGGTTTGGACATTATATTTCTATTACTAGATTACAGTAGTAAACATTGTTTTGCCTGTCCAGTCTATTTGGGATTGTGActtaacttttaaatagtttaaaactgttATTTAATATAGCATTTTGTATTTACTTAGGGGGAAGGTATGTAGTGTATGTAAAAAGTGAGGTTATGTTGATTGACAGATGTCATTCTTTTCCCCGCctttttgttacttcttcacttGATGGCTACCAAGCCTACACATtaaacttattaccaaataagtGTGGTTTCAATCATAATAGCTAAGTTAAGATGGACCAGCGTCTACGCGCGTATATTTTTACGCGCATAGGCCGGATTTAGAATCTGACCGCGCTGATCATCGGTGAACGATATGGTGGTCAACCTAGGTCAACGAGATTCTAAAACCAACCATATTACGTAGACCAAACATTTCACTTCTGCAAGGATCTATTAAATGCTGACTTATTACCTGCCAAGCTGGAACCCTTTCCCGGAACTTCTCGTTGATCATCACGATGATGGACATCATGTGCGCGTGCGACGCCTTCCCGGCTTCATAGTGCGGCCACAGGTAGTTCTCCAGGTATTGGGAGAACTCCAGCATCATGACCCGACGTACTGCAAATCTGGAATAAGTAGTTTgagttttaattatttgaagTTCTAAAAAATTCCTAACaaaaatttaagtaatttaatcAAAACAAATGTTTAAAAACACCTACTTTTATATTGAGAATATTTATAACTTACACACaagtacaaataaaaaatcaccttatttttcatttttataaattatctactttctataaaaaatataattaaatgaaaCCCAATTTTTTGGACTTCATGTTTTCACAcacttaataataaacttttatcaAACTAATGCCCTAAACTGCAAAATGCCACTGgcaattttcaaaattaaaaacaaaataggtCAATGCCCCCAATCTCAGAGGCCGTTGACCTTCTTCACTTGTTTGCATCAGTTAGGCTCAGACTTTTGAGAGTGAGAGTGCAATTTTGGAATTCTGCAAGTGAACCAGAACTTACCCTGACCCCAGGATCTCTGCATGGTATATTGACTCCACAATAGCAGCATCATAAGGTAAATGGCTTTCCTTAGTTTGTGGGGACCAGTATTGGGAAGCGAGCTGTGAACAGTAAGGCCATGATGGTTAATTCAATGAGGAATGTTACATAGATTTCGGTTGTAGGAGTCCATTAATAAACACCAGTAGGCTTCCAATTTTAGTAGCTATATTTAAGCCAACATGatattaaacttatttattgttatttattcacTATAACAACAGTAATGAGTTTCTGTAGATAATAATGTACTTAGTAACATTTGCAATTTTACTACTTTTCACCATAATAAAATAggtaaaagtaaagtaaatgTAACTAAAATTTCATATTTATCGATATAATTTGATACAATAAgattttagtaataaataaaagatgatCACGATACTTGTAGAGTATAAAATTATATTCTATGGAGAACAATTCTATTTGTATGAATAAGGGCAGCCTTTTGAACTTTTCTTACTCGTGTCTGTAATGATAGTCTGATTTAATGTagagctttattattattttgaataaaaagagCTGGTTTTCCTGATGATAAATGATAATAAGAAATAAGATACATCAGATATGTTCTCTTAATTGAATCGTTCATGCTTCTACAAGCAACATGTGAAGTTCACATTGTGAAAATGTTACAGTGTTCATTAAAttacatgtaaaaatatagattgtaatattttagccaagattatttttatacacgTTAGTTTGTATGACCCAAAGcgtaatttatttagaaaaccGACCACATTTAATGCATCTTTGTGTTGTTTTATTCCGAAAACCTATAGGTTCAGCATTCGTTTGTTTACAATTTTTATGAGACAAACCGGGACTTCTGAAaccttttattataattatattatgttaAACAACAATATGCATTTATTTTGAATGGGAATTAGACGCTTAACTTGGATTTTACTTACAAAATGTTATGAAATGTAAAGCTAACCTCAACAAAGACTTACTTGAGTTATTCTATCAGCATTTATTTGTGAGAGGGTCGGTAACGGGATTTTAGGTTTATCTGCGGGTTGCGATGTATCGACTTTCATCTTTAGATCTTGGCTatccttatttttataaaagttattgaataaaaacaagCAGTGCGGCAATCAAGAGAAATGAACACACAAACAATGTCACTGTCAGTGTCAAACGGTTGTGACGTTTGGTTTTTCGTTCTGAAATTTAACAACCAACATTCGTGTAATTTTACGTTCATGCTTTAGACTTGCTGTAAAGAGGGCGCGCCATTTTGATAAATTGaccgatttattattattaaaatattatcaaagaTACTGAGACTCTACATTTTGAAACAATTTTCGTACGAAGTTGTAGCCGGCCACAGCATGAACATTAAAGTTTTGCCAAattcgtttgtttttattactcCGTTCTAACATTCTCCAGGTATTAACTTGATTAGTTTTCGTCCGTACTTTAACACACTTATCAGACCAATTAGCGTCTTGATAAACAATCTTGATTCTTATTTTTTCAGGTCATCATGATGTTTGATCCTCCTGATTATCCCTACAAAGAACTCTCTGAAACACTGAGCGAGACAGACGATTTGCTTTTCAACGCCGTTCATGGCGATACCAACAGAGTAGACCCTTCGTCTCTAATTAATAATGAACTAGTGACTGTTACAGAGCAAATGATCACAAATGTAGAGAACGAATTAACTTATCAGTCTAATGACTCAGGTCGATATTTCAATGTAGAAAGCTCTTCTTACACAAATACTACAGGCAATCCAAGTATTGATGAAAACGGTCAGCTTTCTTTTATAAATACGGATAATTTGTTCAAcaactatgagccaaccttattAGACGACAATACAGTAAATCAATTTTTACTGCCCTTGCCTAGTTCTTCAAACAATAACAAGGTTCgaattttgaaattaataattactttcaaTTAAAcagtaaaaagaaaaacatatagctaactaaaataatataatgaagttaatgaaatatttttcaggAGTCCGAAGTAGATGGTCCCGATATTCTAGCTCTACACTCATGTGTAGTGTGTCATGAAATTTTCACTTCTGACGCGGATCTCTTAGACCACACAATTTTGATGCATGCTTCTGTTGATCTTTATGAAAGCCAAGATAATGTTTCttgtttaccaaataaaaatatcaatgaaCCTGTATCAATTGAAGGTTTGTAACTAGTAAACTGAATGAAGTACTAAACTTTTCCATTAAGGCGACATACTTAAATAaaccttttatttatttcagaaaataacaACATCGATTTTGAGTCAGATTGGCTTATCTGCTGTATTTGTGAGCGAGTGCTATCAACAGCCCTTGAAGTTGAACCATCTGGTACGATTTTTACTAAGCAATCTTGAATAAGGCTAGGGGGCAAATGCTATTTTTGATGGTTCTAAAGTTTCTAACATAACTTTTCAAAATTTCAGAACAGCTATGTTGTAGTGATAGCAATGGTAAGGGGAGTGTTGCTTCGCGAAAACTGCATACTATGTATGTGTGCGATGGTTGTAACGGCTTATTTGCTGATGGAGAGGCTTTGGATAGGCACAAACTAACATGCTTGATAACTGAAACCCAAGAGTACTACGTAGACTCGTTGGTAAGATAATAATATTCCTAACACAGTTCTTGGACTCTATTCCAAATAACCAACTAACATCCAgataacaattttattacagGGACAATGCCAAATTGATGAAGCTCCACGAGGTCCCGAAATCTGTTTTTCATGTGAAACTTGTGGAACTCAAGTTTCATCAGCAG
This genomic window from Ostrinia nubilalis chromosome 18, ilOstNubi1.1, whole genome shotgun sequence contains:
- the LOC135080872 gene encoding zinc finger protein ZFP2-like translates to MMFDPPDYPYKELSETLSETDDLLFNAVHGDTNRVDPSSLINNELVTVTEQMITNVENELTYQSNDSGRYFNVESSSYTNTTGNPSIDENGQLSFINTDNLFNNYEPTLLDDNTVNQFLLPLPSSSNNNKESEVDGPDILALHSCVVCHEIFTSDADLLDHTILMHASVDLYESQDNVSCLPNKNINEPVSIEENNNIDFESDWLICCICERVLSTALEVEPSEQLCCSDSNGKGSVASRKLHTMYVCDGCNGLFADGEALDRHKLTCLITETQEYYVDSLGQCQIDEAPRGPEICFSCETCGTQVSSADQLKIHLIQCQRRGPTKSGRRGCSNNTNSNKMWNCGSCNQLFATARELYKHKRGEDRPPGAPVTSYACEECDKILGSMCALHTHKKMHKVSKPGYPCRICGRRFNQSGHLAIHMRMHTGERPYPCDLCPKAFKVKVERDDHRRTHTGERPFACSACPKTFTAAARLREHARIHTDQRPYRCDICGAAFRRPYARTVHTLIHTGEKPHECDVCGTAFRRSGDMWKHKRTLHGIQAGAMDSEISNQ